The Clostridiales bacterium FE2011 sequence CTTTTTAACGCATGGATCATGCGCATCCTCGTCAACGAATGCAAACGCCTGTGCCGCTCACATTGGCGTGAAGTAACCGTGGAAGAGATTGAGATCGAACAACCGGATGACGTCGACACCCGCCTGCGGGATGAAGCGCTTCACAGTGCTGTGATGCAGCTTCCCGAAAAGCTGCGGCTCGCCGTTACACTCTACTATATCGACGGCTTTTCCCTGCGTGAAACCGCGCATATACTTCACTGCCCCGAGGGCACTGTCAA is a genomic window containing:
- a CDS encoding RNA polymerase sigma factor, producing MTEFEFEQQVTALTQKMYRVSASLLHSPQDRQDAVQECVWKAWRKLPQLRDESLFNAWIMRILVNECKRLCRSHWREVTVEEIEIEQPDDVDTRLRDEALHSAVMQLPEKLRLAVTLYYIDGFSLRETAHILHCPEGTVKQRLHRARTTLRVLLEEEV